Proteins from a genomic interval of Alteromonas macleodii ATCC 27126:
- a CDS encoding class I SAM-dependent methyltransferase, producing the protein MFYLFPFGNVSQNEGIIVYGAGAIGQSFLKQLEVTLPFAVIYVTDKKIVSSKKVGNVVFLPEKDVFQLPAYQIVVASLKFGEEIKQRLIQQGIEAERVVMLAENHAMEESQFEPHSFDWNEYYSDAEGHNEVQFQTYLEPLIRKYDFSFSRVVDFACGKGRIAELLSSFSDSLVCVDTSREAIDYCVQRFREKSNVECIVSEPEWIPLDKNSIDLLYSWDAMVHFDYRSIDYILTGFSRILKSGGFAVIHHSNAREHNSFKADKNWRKNPHCRSEFNAKDMRHLCEKSGFTVEEQQIMDWGIEALDCISVIRKC; encoded by the coding sequence TTTTATCTTTTTCCTTTCGGCAATGTATCTCAAAATGAGGGGATTATTGTCTACGGGGCTGGCGCTATTGGCCAATCTTTCTTAAAGCAGCTTGAGGTAACTCTGCCTTTTGCTGTTATCTACGTGACCGATAAGAAAATAGTATCGTCAAAAAAAGTCGGTAATGTTGTTTTTCTTCCGGAAAAAGATGTTTTTCAGCTTCCAGCTTATCAAATCGTCGTCGCGTCGTTAAAATTTGGTGAAGAAATCAAACAGCGTTTGATTCAACAAGGTATTGAGGCCGAGAGAGTTGTTATGCTTGCCGAAAATCATGCTATGGAAGAGAGCCAGTTTGAGCCGCATTCCTTTGACTGGAATGAATACTATAGCGATGCAGAAGGGCATAATGAGGTTCAATTTCAAACTTACCTCGAACCTCTTATTCGAAAATATGACTTCAGTTTTTCCAGAGTAGTCGACTTTGCTTGCGGCAAAGGCCGGATTGCAGAACTCTTGAGTAGTTTCTCCGATTCTCTTGTTTGCGTTGATACCAGTCGCGAAGCGATCGATTATTGTGTCCAAAGATTTCGTGAAAAAAGCAACGTTGAGTGTATAGTTAGTGAACCAGAATGGATCCCTCTGGATAAAAATAGCATTGACCTGCTTTACAGTTGGGATGCGATGGTGCATTTTGATTACAGAAGCATTGATTATATTTTAACTGGGTTTTCACGCATCTTAAAAAGTGGTGGATTTGCGGTTATTCATCATTCCAATGCAAGAGAGCATAATAGTTTCAAAGCAGATAAAAATTGGAGAAAAAATCCTCATTGTCGCAGCGAATTTAACGCTAAAGATATGCGTCATTTGTGTGAAAAGAGTGGTTTCACTGTGGAAGAACAGCAAATAATGGATTGGGGGATAGAAGCACTAGATTGCATTTCAGTTATAAGAAAGTGCTAA
- the pseC gene encoding UDP-4-amino-4,6-dideoxy-N-acetyl-beta-L-altrosamine transaminase produces MIPYGRQHLDEDDVKAVVETLTSNWLTQGPAIPKFETALADYCGANFGIAVNSATSALHIACLALGVSEGDRVWTSPNSFVASSNCALYCGAKVDFVDIDLYTGNMCVDALRNKLALAESTNALPKVVIPVHFAGQPCDMKEIRALSKQYGFFVIEDASHAVGAKYQEKFVGSCEFSDICVFSFHPVKIITTMEGGMALTNNSEWAEKMRMLRSHGITNDPEKMTEDSHGPWYYQQIALGFNYRMTDVEAALGLSQLNKLGDFLEKRNILARHYDSLFRPYSNIFPLTQSNDNYSSYHLYVVKVDSLDSDKHAKLISELRERGIFAHVHYIPIHLQPHYKSLGFKKGDYPNAENYYQQAVTLPLFPDLTLEEVEQVVDTLLNAVNTVYSK; encoded by the coding sequence GTGATTCCTTATGGGCGACAACACCTAGATGAAGATGATGTAAAAGCTGTGGTCGAAACCTTAACATCAAATTGGTTAACGCAAGGCCCGGCTATTCCTAAATTTGAAACCGCTCTTGCTGATTATTGTGGCGCTAATTTTGGGATTGCAGTTAATAGCGCTACGTCTGCTCTACACATTGCTTGCCTTGCACTAGGTGTGAGTGAAGGCGATAGAGTATGGACATCGCCGAACTCATTTGTTGCGTCGTCAAACTGCGCGCTCTACTGTGGTGCCAAGGTCGATTTTGTAGATATTGACCTTTACACCGGTAACATGTGCGTTGATGCTTTACGAAACAAACTTGCCCTAGCTGAATCCACCAACGCCTTACCAAAGGTGGTTATTCCCGTTCATTTTGCTGGTCAGCCCTGCGATATGAAAGAAATTCGTGCACTTTCAAAGCAATATGGCTTCTTTGTTATTGAAGATGCATCACATGCAGTAGGCGCAAAATACCAGGAGAAATTCGTAGGCAGCTGCGAATTCTCAGATATTTGTGTGTTTAGTTTCCACCCGGTAAAGATTATTACCACTATGGAGGGGGGAATGGCACTTACAAATAACAGTGAATGGGCTGAAAAGATGCGTATGTTGCGCAGTCACGGCATAACCAATGATCCAGAGAAGATGACTGAGGACAGTCATGGCCCTTGGTACTATCAACAGATAGCATTGGGCTTTAATTATCGTATGACTGACGTAGAAGCTGCGCTTGGGTTAAGTCAGTTAAACAAACTCGGAGATTTTTTGGAAAAGAGAAATATTTTAGCTAGGCATTACGACAGCCTTTTCCGCCCCTACTCAAATATTTTCCCGCTAACGCAGAGCAACGACAACTACTCAAGTTATCATCTATACGTGGTAAAAGTGGATTCGCTAGATAGTGACAAACACGCAAAGCTTATAAGCGAACTGAGAGAGCGAGGTATTTTTGCTCATGTTCACTATATCCCCATTCACTTGCAGCCTCATTACAAGAGTTTGGGCTTTAAAAAAGGCGACTACCCAAACGCAGAGAATTACTATCAACAAGCAGTCACTCTACCATTATTCCCCGATTTGACGCTAGAAGAAGTAGAGCAGGTTGTTGATACGCTCTTAAACGCAGTCAACACCGTTTATAGCAAGTAA
- the pseB gene encoding UDP-N-acetylglucosamine 4,6-dehydratase (inverting) has product MFDGKSILITGGTGSFGHKYTETLLARYKPKRLIIYSRDELKQFEMQQKFHAPCMRYFIGDVRDRERLNRAMQGVDFVIHAAAMKQVPAAEYNPTECIRTNIDGAENVINAAIDNNVEKVIALSTDKAANPVNLYGATKLASDKLFVAANNIVGAGASRFSVVRYGNVVGSRGSVVPFFNKLIAENSDHIPVTHKDMTRFWITLQQGVDFVLKNFERMLGGEIFVPKIPSIRITDLATAMAPNIPIKYVGIRPGEKLHEMMCPGDMSLHTFEFDDHFVIAPAIKFFHRSNNFTSNALSEQGKLVESGFEYVSDTNEHFLSIEEIKKFNEEAQ; this is encoded by the coding sequence ATGTTCGATGGAAAATCGATTCTCATAACAGGTGGAACGGGTTCATTTGGCCATAAGTACACTGAGACTCTGCTAGCGAGATACAAACCAAAGCGCTTAATCATCTACTCACGCGACGAACTCAAACAGTTCGAAATGCAGCAAAAATTTCACGCGCCGTGCATGAGATATTTTATTGGCGATGTTCGTGATAGAGAACGTCTTAATCGCGCCATGCAAGGTGTTGACTTTGTAATACACGCAGCGGCGATGAAGCAAGTCCCTGCCGCTGAGTACAACCCTACCGAATGTATTCGTACGAATATCGATGGTGCCGAAAATGTAATTAACGCTGCCATTGATAATAACGTTGAAAAAGTTATTGCGTTGTCTACAGACAAAGCCGCTAACCCGGTTAATTTATACGGTGCTACCAAATTAGCTTCAGATAAATTGTTCGTTGCAGCCAATAATATTGTTGGCGCTGGTGCATCTCGATTTTCTGTAGTGCGTTACGGCAATGTGGTTGGCTCTCGTGGTTCTGTTGTGCCCTTTTTCAATAAGTTGATAGCGGAAAACAGCGATCATATTCCTGTTACGCACAAAGACATGACCCGTTTTTGGATTACTCTTCAACAGGGCGTCGATTTTGTGCTTAAAAACTTTGAGCGCATGTTAGGTGGTGAGATTTTCGTACCGAAAATCCCATCTATTCGAATTACTGACCTCGCGACTGCAATGGCACCGAATATTCCAATCAAATATGTAGGGATTCGTCCAGGTGAAAAGCTTCATGAAATGATGTGCCCTGGCGACATGTCTCTGCACACATTTGAATTCGATGATCACTTTGTAATTGCCCCAGCTATTAAGTTTTTCCACCGAAGTAATAACTTTACTAGCAACGCACTTAGCGAACAGGGAAAACTTGTAGAGTCGGGTTTCGAGTACGTTTCAGACACTAACGAACATTTCCTTAGTATTGAAGAAATAAAGAAGTTCAACGAGGAAGCTCAATAG
- a CDS encoding HAD family hydrolase, with protein MIYIFDLDDTLYDERQYVESGLAAVASFVEKTWNVDKRSGFQELVTLLDRNGRGRIFNDYLANHGIAVNKRNVRACLSAYRLHQPTLTLPDNHPTLLERLPKPLYLVTDGNKVVQSKKVEALNIAHYFKRVFVTHRFGVQHAKPSTYCFEKIKQAEQCQWHEMVYIGDNPAKDFVNLNKLGMPTVRVLTGVHKNAPAKPGFDAKFTIQNLNELPALSL; from the coding sequence ATGATTTATATCTTCGACCTAGATGACACCCTTTATGATGAGCGCCAATACGTAGAGTCTGGCCTTGCAGCGGTTGCCTCATTTGTGGAAAAAACCTGGAACGTTGATAAGCGAAGTGGCTTTCAAGAATTAGTTACTCTGCTTGATCGAAATGGTCGTGGCCGAATTTTCAATGATTACTTAGCTAACCATGGCATAGCAGTCAATAAGAGAAATGTACGTGCCTGCCTTTCAGCATATCGCTTACACCAGCCCACTTTGACTTTGCCCGACAATCACCCAACGTTGCTAGAACGTTTGCCAAAGCCGCTTTACCTCGTCACTGACGGAAATAAAGTAGTACAAAGTAAGAAAGTGGAAGCACTCAACATAGCGCACTACTTCAAGCGCGTGTTTGTCACTCACCGCTTTGGAGTGCAACATGCTAAACCTTCTACTTACTGCTTTGAAAAGATTAAACAAGCAGAACAATGTCAGTGGCACGAAATGGTTTACATTGGTGACAACCCAGCAAAAGACTTCGTTAATTTAAATAAACTTGGAATGCCGACTGTTAGGGTGCTAACTGGGGTTCACAAAAACGCACCTGCAAAACCAGGTTTTGATGCAAAGTTTACAATACAAAACCTAAATGAACTTCCAGCCCTCAGTCTTTGA
- a CDS encoding ATP-grasp domain-containing protein — MNVLLSSASNKVPLLRALQCAVKRIDNKGIVTAGDLSSQVLTRHFCDVFWQMPPTKQENADEIIAQLKRRSITHVLPSRDGELLFWARLKNDLKSANIHVLISNESAIELCLDKLRFGQCSMPFIIPSFESIEEVKTVVQDTQPLHYVVKERFGAGSKAVGLNLNENDAVQHAKGLSSPIFQLFKAGKEISVDAWLTKDHLVKAAVCRVRDLVVNGESQITYTLPNCPFTAQVTQTLSNLALSGPVVLQGIINDGALHIIECNSRFGGASTLGIKAGVDSLYWSLCESIGVDIDSLPVDLASHKITQIRAATDYYL, encoded by the coding sequence GTGAACGTATTACTTTCAAGTGCCAGCAATAAAGTTCCACTATTAAGAGCGCTTCAATGCGCAGTTAAGCGTATCGATAACAAAGGCATAGTTACGGCGGGAGATTTAAGTAGCCAAGTACTCACACGACACTTTTGCGATGTTTTTTGGCAAATGCCACCCACAAAACAAGAAAACGCAGATGAGATTATTGCCCAGCTCAAGCGTCGAAGCATTACTCATGTTCTCCCAAGTAGAGACGGCGAACTCCTTTTTTGGGCAAGGCTAAAAAATGACCTAAAAAGCGCTAACATTCACGTACTTATTTCTAATGAAAGTGCAATTGAGCTTTGTTTAGATAAATTAAGATTCGGCCAATGCAGTATGCCTTTTATCATCCCTTCATTTGAAAGCATCGAAGAGGTGAAAACGGTTGTTCAGGACACTCAGCCATTGCATTATGTGGTCAAAGAACGTTTTGGTGCGGGTAGTAAAGCAGTTGGCCTTAATCTAAATGAAAACGACGCAGTCCAGCACGCTAAAGGTCTGTCCTCCCCTATTTTTCAATTATTCAAAGCAGGTAAAGAAATTAGCGTAGACGCTTGGCTAACAAAAGATCATTTGGTTAAAGCGGCCGTGTGCCGTGTGCGAGACTTAGTTGTTAATGGTGAATCCCAAATTACTTATACTTTACCGAATTGCCCTTTTACAGCACAGGTGACACAGACACTTTCCAACCTAGCCCTCTCTGGCCCCGTTGTATTACAGGGCATCATAAATGATGGAGCACTTCACATCATTGAATGTAATTCGCGATTTGGAGGCGCTTCAACATTAGGGATCAAGGCGGGTGTTGATAGTCTTTATTGGAGCTTGTGTGAGAGTATAGGTGTAGATATCGATTCGTTGCCCGTAGATCTCGCATCTCATAAAATAACGCAGATTAGAGCTGCTACCGACTATTACCTATGA
- a CDS encoding LicD family protein encodes MRAILFGASKAGENYVSNHPDIEVVAFTDNDSAKHGTRFMGYPIIAPADINTHEVDSIIITSQWVDQIYSQLTEEMGIDESNIIVPTKQSVKAALPFEDNETLAFAQSVMRTLNQYFVSHNISACLDSGTLLGAVRNKGLIPWDDDIDLAVDKDNYERLQASLPELYKLLNTNYDVKWNIVIITVNNIDCCINLEFSNSSHTQLVPFDISIQRRESINGLSELLSSGGLFFAPATHFDSYEPIEFLGETFLAPFDAEGFLTFMYGHWQTPKKTTQITEYENRRASMSAPRTGISVQKRTLCE; translated from the coding sequence ATGAGAGCCATTCTGTTCGGTGCAAGTAAGGCAGGAGAAAACTACGTTTCTAATCACCCAGATATAGAAGTCGTGGCATTCACGGATAACGATAGTGCGAAACACGGAACTCGTTTTATGGGTTATCCCATCATTGCACCCGCAGATATCAATACTCACGAAGTCGACAGCATAATTATCACCAGTCAGTGGGTTGATCAAATCTATTCCCAACTTACCGAAGAAATGGGTATTGATGAGTCGAATATCATTGTACCGACTAAGCAGTCGGTGAAAGCTGCCCTGCCTTTCGAAGACAATGAAACGTTAGCCTTTGCCCAGTCCGTAATGCGTACGCTAAATCAATACTTCGTTTCCCACAACATTTCAGCGTGTCTAGATTCTGGAACTTTGCTAGGTGCTGTGAGAAATAAAGGGCTCATTCCTTGGGATGACGATATAGATTTAGCTGTAGATAAAGACAATTACGAAAGGTTACAGGCATCGCTACCTGAGCTTTATAAATTATTAAACACAAACTATGACGTAAAATGGAATATCGTCATTATCACGGTCAACAACATTGACTGTTGCATTAACCTAGAGTTTAGTAATTCATCTCACACCCAATTAGTCCCTTTTGATATAAGCATACAACGCAGAGAGTCGATAAATGGTCTATCTGAACTCTTGTCCTCGGGCGGGCTGTTTTTTGCCCCCGCTACACATTTCGACAGTTACGAGCCAATCGAGTTTTTAGGTGAAACCTTTCTTGCCCCATTCGATGCAGAAGGCTTTCTCACTTTTATGTACGGACATTGGCAAACGCCCAAAAAGACGACACAAATTACGGAATACGAAAATAGAAGAGCATCGATGTCAGCACCTAGAACAGGTATAAGCGTGCAAAAACGCACGCTTTGTGAATGA
- the pseI gene encoding pseudaminic acid synthase, which produces MKPITIGDIQIGPGLAPFIIAEMSGNHGQSLEKAYRLIDAAADAGAHAIKLQTYTPDTITLDCHEGEFFIEDPNSLWKGNSLYNLYKEAMTPWEWHKELFDYAKEKGLLAFSTPFDLTAVDFLETLNPPCYKVASFENTDHAILAAVAKTGKPVIVSTGMASQAEIAESVEVLRSNGCDDIILLKCTSNYPANPVDANLKTIPHLSELFNCHVGLSDHTPGVGVAVAAVALGATVIEKHFVLDRNGGEVDAEFSLEPHEIKLLVEETARAAVAIGKVSYGATEREKASLVHRRSLYIAKDMKAGDTLNAENLRSVRPGLGLPPKYLPLLLGKQIKCDAPKGTPMSWELL; this is translated from the coding sequence ATGAAACCAATCACAATCGGTGATATTCAAATTGGTCCGGGTCTCGCTCCCTTTATCATCGCAGAAATGTCTGGAAATCATGGACAATCATTAGAAAAAGCCTACCGACTCATTGATGCAGCTGCAGACGCTGGCGCACATGCCATAAAATTGCAAACCTATACGCCAGACACGATCACTTTGGATTGTCATGAAGGCGAATTTTTTATTGAAGACCCAAATAGTCTTTGGAAAGGAAACTCTTTGTATAACCTCTACAAAGAGGCGATGACGCCTTGGGAATGGCACAAGGAGCTATTCGACTATGCCAAAGAGAAAGGCCTATTAGCATTTAGCACGCCCTTCGATTTAACCGCTGTCGACTTCCTAGAAACATTGAATCCTCCTTGTTACAAAGTAGCGTCTTTTGAAAATACTGACCACGCTATCCTAGCGGCTGTAGCAAAGACAGGAAAACCCGTTATTGTCTCTACAGGCATGGCTAGCCAAGCAGAAATAGCCGAGTCTGTTGAAGTACTCCGTTCCAATGGGTGTGATGACATCATATTACTCAAGTGCACCAGTAATTACCCAGCAAACCCGGTAGACGCCAACTTAAAGACAATTCCTCATTTGAGCGAACTTTTCAACTGTCATGTTGGACTTTCCGACCATACACCGGGGGTGGGGGTAGCTGTCGCTGCGGTGGCACTTGGCGCAACAGTCATTGAAAAGCATTTTGTTTTAGACAGAAACGGCGGAGAGGTCGACGCAGAATTTTCTCTTGAACCCCATGAAATTAAGCTGCTTGTCGAGGAAACGGCGCGGGCAGCGGTAGCAATTGGCAAGGTGAGTTATGGCGCCACCGAGCGAGAAAAGGCCTCGTTGGTACACCGACGCTCTTTATACATTGCCAAAGATATGAAAGCCGGCGATACATTAAATGCGGAGAATTTACGCTCTGTTCGTCCAGGACTTGGACTGCCTCCCAAATACCTTCCCCTTTTGCTTGGAAAGCAAATCAAGTGCGACGCACCAAAAGGTACCCCTATGAGTTGGGAGCTACTGTGA
- the pseG gene encoding UDP-2,4-diacetamido-2,4,6-trideoxy-beta-L-altropyranose hydrolase — MRIVFRVDGTAQIGLGHVMRCLTLATQLLPSHNVTFLCCALPSTLQQQIQRAGITTLTTPSLHKGERAGNGSAVLNEAEQASHAAHCIALLDDMNDEPIDMLIVDHYQLSASFSKVMRSRCKHIVVIDDLANRQHDCDVILDQNLFEDFEFRYDLLVPPHCQKLLGPEFAILRNEFYHVPPMPRNDNHILVCFGGSDPGNLTERVVDVLIELKSLTFSADIVVGAAYSGVSALKAKVERLPNAKLHVACGYISELMKAANIMIGAGGSMHWERAASGVAGIIITLADNQVETTRCLHERHCCLWLGACDEVTNEDISKAVEFAINFPQEMRKLANNAVSLVSANKNPSFVMDTILNTVTR; from the coding sequence GTGAGGATTGTTTTTAGGGTCGATGGTACAGCGCAAATAGGACTCGGCCACGTTATGCGTTGCTTAACCTTGGCCACACAATTACTTCCCTCACACAACGTAACATTCCTTTGTTGTGCGTTGCCTTCAACTCTACAACAACAGATACAGCGTGCTGGAATTACAACATTGACCACGCCATCGCTTCATAAAGGCGAACGGGCAGGTAATGGTTCGGCAGTCTTGAATGAAGCAGAGCAAGCCTCTCATGCTGCTCACTGTATAGCGCTTCTTGATGATATGAACGATGAGCCTATCGACATGCTCATAGTCGACCACTATCAGCTATCAGCTTCGTTTAGTAAAGTAATGCGCAGTCGCTGCAAACATATTGTTGTCATTGACGATTTAGCTAACCGCCAGCACGACTGTGACGTGATTTTGGACCAAAACCTCTTTGAGGACTTTGAATTCCGATACGATCTTCTTGTCCCTCCTCATTGCCAAAAACTTTTAGGACCTGAGTTCGCTATTTTGAGAAATGAGTTTTACCACGTACCACCAATGCCTAGAAATGACAATCATATTCTAGTCTGCTTTGGCGGCAGCGACCCTGGGAATTTAACAGAGCGAGTCGTTGATGTTTTGATTGAATTAAAGTCTTTAACTTTTTCAGCCGATATTGTTGTCGGAGCGGCTTATTCCGGCGTTAGTGCGCTTAAAGCAAAAGTTGAACGCCTACCTAACGCGAAGCTTCATGTCGCTTGCGGGTACATATCCGAGCTTATGAAAGCCGCCAATATAATGATTGGCGCTGGAGGTTCGATGCACTGGGAGCGCGCGGCATCGGGGGTAGCGGGCATAATTATCACATTGGCTGATAATCAAGTTGAAACGACGCGGTGCTTGCACGAACGGCATTGCTGTTTGTGGCTAGGAGCATGTGACGAGGTCACAAATGAAGATATTAGCAAGGCCGTTGAATTTGCGATAAATTTCCCGCAAGAAATGCGTAAACTAGCAAACAACGCGGTATCTTTGGTGAGCGCAAACAAAAATCCATCTTTTGTAATGGATACTATATTGAACACTGTAACGAGGTAG
- the pseF gene encoding pseudaminic acid cytidylyltransferase — translation MNVAIIPARGGSKRIPKKNIKPFCGKPMVAHAIENALASPYVDKVVVSTDDESIANVARDYGAEVPFMRPVELADDYTGTSPVVRHALSTLLEKGWDINYCACVYATSPLLTTSLINSCYEMLMNADNTDYVFTAARFSFPIQRAILQTENGGVKPFDEFGITQRSQDLPPAFHDAGQLYWGHQKTWLDTTKRIFGANSKMVVMPDHLVQDIDTPEDWVRAELLYKLLQSESVK, via the coding sequence ATGAACGTAGCCATAATCCCCGCAAGGGGCGGAAGCAAACGCATTCCTAAAAAAAATATAAAACCGTTTTGCGGTAAACCTATGGTTGCCCATGCAATAGAAAATGCGTTGGCAAGCCCCTATGTAGACAAAGTAGTGGTTTCAACAGATGATGAATCTATTGCGAACGTAGCAAGAGATTATGGTGCTGAGGTGCCATTCATGAGACCTGTAGAATTAGCAGATGATTACACAGGCACTAGTCCTGTGGTTCGCCATGCATTGAGCACTCTGTTAGAAAAAGGCTGGGATATAAATTATTGCGCCTGTGTATATGCAACATCGCCTCTTCTGACCACTTCTTTAATTAATTCTTGCTATGAAATGCTAATGAACGCTGACAATACAGACTACGTATTTACAGCGGCAAGATTCTCATTTCCAATTCAACGGGCGATATTACAAACCGAAAATGGCGGCGTAAAACCTTTTGACGAATTTGGCATTACTCAGCGCTCACAGGATTTACCACCAGCCTTCCATGATGCAGGACAGTTGTATTGGGGCCATCAAAAAACCTGGCTTGATACTACTAAACGTATTTTCGGTGCCAACTCTAAAATGGTAGTAATGCCAGACCACTTAGTGCAAGACATTGATACACCTGAAGATTGGGTTAGAGCTGAACTGCTTTACAAGCTTTTGCAGAGCGAAAGCGTAAAGTGA
- a CDS encoding adenylyltransferase/cytidyltransferase family protein translates to MTTVVTYGTFDLFHIGHVRLLKRLHSLGDRLVVGLSSDEFNTVKGKNVVIPYEDRKEILLSCRYVDDVFQENCWEQKREDLEREGADIFAMGDDWIGKFDDLQDIVKVVYLPRTQDVSTTELKTVISEIQNEKIRQLQSLTEHLNALMQRL, encoded by the coding sequence ATGACTACTGTGGTGACGTACGGCACCTTCGACCTTTTTCATATAGGGCATGTAAGGCTTTTAAAGCGATTACACAGCTTAGGCGATAGGCTAGTGGTTGGCTTGTCCTCTGATGAATTCAATACGGTAAAAGGTAAAAACGTAGTCATACCATATGAAGACAGAAAAGAAATTTTGCTCTCCTGCCGTTATGTCGACGATGTATTTCAAGAAAACTGTTGGGAACAGAAACGAGAAGACCTTGAGCGAGAAGGCGCTGACATATTCGCGATGGGTGATGACTGGATTGGAAAGTTCGATGATCTGCAAGATATTGTTAAAGTTGTGTATCTACCGCGCACACAAGATGTCTCTACAACTGAACTAAAAACCGTTATCAGCGAAATTCAAAACGAGAAAATTCGCCAATTACAAAGTCTAACAGAGCATTTAAATGCGTTGATGCAGCGGCTTTGA
- a CDS encoding flagellin: MQVNSSTSSLLSQVQEKQESLMEKLASGKKINDATDGAAAQQIIDRLTSEVEGNRQAINNVYDGISVAQVAEGGLGSINDDVNRIRELTLQSGNGVLSSGDRRAIQSEITQLQENISQTIEQTNFSGKPLLSENGSLEFQSGSSAGQSISVNTQDVAAQLNDVLAIDITSGTSIEDALGATDAAIETLGNARGDLGATQNRFESAARSLTQANVNTAEARSRIQDLDFAQAVSQQASNDVLGQAALTVQAQANQQQSQVLSLLS, from the coding sequence ATGCAAGTTAATAGTTCAACATCCTCACTTCTCAGCCAAGTGCAAGAGAAGCAAGAATCCTTGATGGAAAAGCTTGCCAGTGGTAAGAAAATTAACGATGCAACTGACGGCGCAGCGGCCCAGCAAATCATCGATCGGTTAACTTCAGAAGTAGAAGGCAACCGCCAGGCTATTAATAACGTTTACGACGGAATTTCGGTGGCGCAGGTTGCAGAGGGTGGTTTAGGCAGCATCAATGACGATGTAAACCGCATTCGCGAACTTACCTTACAATCTGGTAATGGTGTTTTGAGCAGTGGCGATCGCCGTGCTATCCAATCTGAAATAACACAGCTACAAGAGAATATCTCCCAAACCATTGAGCAGACGAATTTTTCTGGCAAGCCGTTATTATCTGAAAATGGCTCACTTGAATTCCAATCAGGTTCAAGTGCGGGCCAATCAATAAGCGTCAACACACAGGATGTTGCTGCTCAATTAAACGATGTACTGGCTATCGATATTACGTCGGGAACCAGCATTGAAGATGCGCTAGGTGCAACTGATGCTGCAATTGAAACGCTCGGTAACGCGCGAGGCGATTTAGGTGCTACCCAAAACCGTTTCGAAAGTGCGGCGCGTTCTCTTACTCAAGCTAACGTGAACACCGCTGAAGCGCGTAGCCGCATTCAAGATCTTGATTTTGCTCAAGCTGTGTCACAGCAGGCGTCAAACGATGTGCTTGGTCAGGCGGCGCTAACCGTTCAAGCGCAAGCGAATCAGCAGCAAAGTCAGGTTTTATCACTGTTGAGTTAA